The genomic interval GTACGTGCTGGAGCAGATGGGCCGGGTGGCACCGGTCAGCGGCCGGTCCATGTTCGGCGGCGTGGGCATCTACTCCGACGGGCTGTTCTTTGCCCTGATGGACGACGGCGCGGTGTACCTGAAGGTGGACGACACCAACCGCGCGATGTTCACGGACGCCGGCATGGGCCAGTTCGATCCGTTCGGCGACGGGCAGCAGGTGATGAAGTACTACGAGCTGCCCGCCGACCTGCTGGAGTCGCCCGACCTGCTGCGCCCGTGGATGGACGCGGCCCTGGACGTCGCCCGCCGCGCCCGCAAGGGCAAGAAGAAGAAGTAACAGAACGGCTCGCGCCGCCGCGGACGGTGTATCATCCGGCTGAAGGGCTCCAGAGACGGGAACGACAGGGAGAGACGATGGCCGAGAAGATCCAGAAGACCGATGCCGAGTGGCGGGCGCAGCTCACGCCCGAGCAGTACCAGGTAGCGCGGCTGAAGGGTACGGAGCGCGCCTTTACCGGGGCGTACTGGGATACGAAGGACGTGGGCGTGTACCGCTGCATCTGCTGCAACGAGGAGTTGTTCCGCAGCGACGAGAAGTTCGATTCCGGCTGCGGATGGCCCAGCTTCACCGCCCCCGCCTCGCCCGAGGTGGTGGGCGAGCACGCCGACGACTCGTTC from Longimicrobium sp. carries:
- the msrB gene encoding peptide-methionine (R)-S-oxide reductase MsrB, with product MAEKIQKTDAEWRAQLTPEQYQVARLKGTERAFTGAYWDTKDVGVYRCICCNEELFRSDEKFDSGCGWPSFTAPASPEVVGEHADDSFFMRRTEVVCNRCGAHLGHVFNDGPAPTGLRYCINSASISLEPKQGENP
- a CDS encoding TfoX/Sxy family protein is translated as MAVSADYREYVLEQMGRVAPVSGRSMFGGVGIYSDGLFFALMDDGAVYLKVDDTNRAMFTDAGMGQFDPFGDGQQVMKYYELPADLLESPDLLRPWMDAALDVARRARKGKKKK